A genomic window from Strix uralensis isolate ZFMK-TIS-50842 chromosome 20, bStrUra1, whole genome shotgun sequence includes:
- the YWHAE gene encoding 14-3-3 protein epsilon isoform X2, which produces MDDREDLVYQAKLAEQAERYDEMVESMKKVAGMDVELTVEERNLLSVAYKNVIGARRASWRIISSIEQKEENKGGEDKLKMIREYRQMVETELKLICCDILDVLDKHLIPAANTGESKVFYYKMKGDYHRYLAEFATGNDRKEAAENSLVAYKAASDIAMTELPPTHPIRLGLALNFSVFYYEILNSPDRACRLAKAAFDDAIAELDTLSEESYKDSTLIMQLLRDNLTLWTSDMQGDDS; this is translated from the exons aaatggTTGAATCAATGAAGAAAGTGGCTGGAATGGATGTGGAGTtgacagtggaagaaagaaacCTGCTTTCTGTTGCATATAAAAATGTGATTGGAGCCAGAAGAGCTTCTTGGAGAATAATCAGCAGCAttgaacagaaagaagaaaacaaaggtggagaagataaattaaaaatgatTCGGGAATATCGGCAAATG gttgAGACTGAACTGAAGTTAATCTGTTGTGACATTCTGGATGTACTGGACAAACACCTCATTCCAGCAGCTAACACTGGCGAGTCCAAGGTTTTCTATTACAAAAT GAAGGGGGACTACCATAGGTATCTGGCTGAGTTTGCCACAGGAAATGACaggaaggaggctgcagagaataGCTTGGTGGCTTATAAAGCTGCTAGTGATATTGCAATGACAGAACTCCCTCCAACACATCCTATCCGCCTAGGACTTGCGCTCAACTTCTCTGTATTCTACTATGAAATTCTTAATTCTCCTGATCGTGCCTGCAG GTTGGCAAAAGCAGCTTTCGATGATGCTATTGCAGAACTGGATACACTGAGTGAAGAAAGCTATAAGGACTCTACACTTATCATGCAGTTGTTACGTGATAATCTGACACTATGGACTTCAGACATGCAGGGTGATG ATTCCTAA
- the YWHAE gene encoding 14-3-3 protein epsilon isoform X1 codes for MDDREDLVYQAKLAEQAERYDEMVESMKKVAGMDVELTVEERNLLSVAYKNVIGARRASWRIISSIEQKEENKGGEDKLKMIREYRQMVETELKLICCDILDVLDKHLIPAANTGESKVFYYKMKGDYHRYLAEFATGNDRKEAAENSLVAYKAASDIAMTELPPTHPIRLGLALNFSVFYYEILNSPDRACRLAKAAFDDAIAELDTLSEESYKDSTLIMQLLRDNLTLWTSDMQGDGEEQNKEALQDVEDENQ; via the exons aaatggTTGAATCAATGAAGAAAGTGGCTGGAATGGATGTGGAGTtgacagtggaagaaagaaacCTGCTTTCTGTTGCATATAAAAATGTGATTGGAGCCAGAAGAGCTTCTTGGAGAATAATCAGCAGCAttgaacagaaagaagaaaacaaaggtggagaagataaattaaaaatgatTCGGGAATATCGGCAAATG gttgAGACTGAACTGAAGTTAATCTGTTGTGACATTCTGGATGTACTGGACAAACACCTCATTCCAGCAGCTAACACTGGCGAGTCCAAGGTTTTCTATTACAAAAT GAAGGGGGACTACCATAGGTATCTGGCTGAGTTTGCCACAGGAAATGACaggaaggaggctgcagagaataGCTTGGTGGCTTATAAAGCTGCTAGTGATATTGCAATGACAGAACTCCCTCCAACACATCCTATCCGCCTAGGACTTGCGCTCAACTTCTCTGTATTCTACTATGAAATTCTTAATTCTCCTGATCGTGCCTGCAG GTTGGCAAAAGCAGCTTTCGATGATGCTATTGCAGAACTGGATACACTGAGTGAAGAAAGCTATAAGGACTCTACACTTATCATGCAGTTGTTACGTGATAATCTGACACTATGGACTTCAGACATGCAGGGTGATG GTGAAGAACAGAATAAAGAAGCGCTGCAGGATGTGGAAGATGAAAACCAGTGA